The DNA segment CGTTCCTCGTTCTCGTTGACGAGAGCAAGCTGGTCGAGAGGCTCGGCCAGAAGATGCCCGTTCCCATTGAGGTCATTCCGGCAGCCTGGCGCGCCATAGCCGAGGAGATAGAGGTCTTCAACGCCACTGCTGAACTGAGGATAGCGAGCAAGAAGGACGGGCCGGTCGTTACCGACAACGGCAACTTCATTCTCGACGCCAGGTTCCACCGCATAGACGACCCGCTCGACCTTGAGATAGAGCTCAACAACATCCCCGGTGTGGTGGAGAACGGCATCTTTGCGGACATAGCCGACATAGTCCTCGTTGGAACCAGGGACGGCGTCAAGAAGCTGGAGCGCTGAGGTTTTTCTTTTCCAACTCTTGCTTGGTGGTTTTCCCTAGAATGAATCCGTTCTTCCCATCGAGGGCAAAGAGTCAGTCTCCAAAAGCAAGTGAATAAAAAACCCACTCATAAAAGGAGCACATTCCAAAATTGCACCAACCTTCCGTCATCCGTTAAGGACGCTTGAACGATAGTGAAAGCGGCGCTGAAGCTTTTAGATAGTCTCACCAAAAGTTCGTGGTTCTTGCGAGAGTTTGCCATTCAAAAAGGGATTCAACGTTAAAAATCTCTCAATTAAACCTGAATTCAACTCATACGGGCATTTTAGGGGGAGTTCAAATTCTAGCCGACGCCCAAAGGGCGTCAAAGAGGAGGAACTCCTGGGGAGGGTGATAATGCAGGAATTCAACCCAAAAAATAGCCCGTAAAAAGGAATCCCTCAGCGCTTTGGCATTTCAAAAAGGAACCCTAAACTTTGATGAAACTTTGCCCAGCAAAGTTTCTGGTGCGGGGGCGGGGATTTGAACCCCGGAACCCCTGCGGGAGTGGATCTTGAGTCCACCGCCTTTGACCAGGCTCGGCAACCCCCGCACACTGCGGGTTTCAAAAAGAATAACAAAAGGCCGGCTTATAAATTTAACGTCCGCGAGCAGAGAAAACGGAAAGAAGGAATTTCAAACCTTAATCGGCGCACCGAAGGCCCTGTCGCCGGCATCGCCGAGGCCGGGGAGTATGTAGCCGTGGTCGTTGAGCTCCCTGTCTATCGCCGCCACGAACATCTCGACCTCCGGGTGGGCTTCCTTTATCCTGCTTATTCCCTCTGGAGCCGCGAGAACCCCGACTATGACGTAGCGCTTGGCCTTCCCGTACCTCTTAACCTCGTCAAGAACCTTGATGAGAGTTGAACCGGTGGCTATCATCGGATCCGCTATGATAACTGTATCCTCCGGCTTTACCTGAGGCACTTTCACGTATTTCATCTCTATCTCGAACTTCGGGGCCTTTCCCCGCGATGCTGAGACTATTCCAACCCTTGCGTGGTCAAGAACCTTGATGAGTCCCTCCATCAGCGGTATTGCCGCACGGAGAACGGTGATTATGACGACGTTTCGCCTGTCTCTGACTATCGTTCCAACGGTTTCTTCAAGCGGCGTTTTTATCGGAATCCTCTCGACCTCCATCGTTTTGGTCAGCTCGTAGGCCATGTAGCGGCCGAGCTTGACGAGTCCCTTTCTGAACGGTATCGGCCCCGTTCTCTCGTCCCTCAGCTCCGTCAGAATCTCCATGATGAACGGGGAGTCCTCAAAGGAGTAAACACCCTTCCACCGCTTATCCTCTATCATCGCCCTCACCGGTGGTAGGTCAGAGAAAGGGTTTATTAGCCTTCCGGATGTTAAGCAGTGGCCTTCTCAGGCTCGGTTTTTGACTTCTCTTCGATTATCCGTTTCATCCACGTGCCGCGCAGGAACCAGGCGAGAGCAACCATCGCGGCTATAAAGTTGCTCATGCCCATGCCGAAGAACACTCCCCTGCTCGTGAAGCCGAAGAGCTCCGCGAGAGGTACGGTGATTCCAAGGATTGTTATGGCACCGATGTAGCCGAAGGCGTAGCTGAGCGGAATCCTCAGCCCCCAGAGGCGGAATATCCCGAGGGCCATGCTCTTCTTGGTGTGGCCCGCCGAACTGAAGGTTCTGTTGACGACTATGAATATTCCATTGAAAAACGGCACCGAGATTAGGAAGTATTTCATAACGACCTCGCTCTCCTTGATGACGGCAGGGTCGTTTAAGAACACGCGGAATATCTCGACGCGGAAGACCCCGATTATCAGTATCGCGAGGCTAGCTATTGCGAAGTTTATGAGCATCGCCCTCTCGGCTATTCTTTTTGCCCTTTCGTAGTTCTCCGCTCCGACGTTCTGGGCTATCATCGTCCCCATCGCCATACTTATTCCGCGAGAGATGCTCGTGAGGAAGTTCACCAGTCTGGTAGTTATAACGTAGGCGGCGTAGGTGACATCTCCGAAACCGAATATTATCCTAGTGAGGATAACGAAGCCGAAGCTGTTCGCCGACTGGCCGATGCTCGACGGCAGGCCAACCTTGAATATCTTCTTGTAGAACTCGAAGTCTGGCTTGAGGCTCTCAAGGCTCAGGCTCAGCCCGACCCTATCGGTTAAGAGGAGGTAGAGTCCTATGAATGCTCCTACCGAGTTTGCAAAGACCGTCGCTATTGCAGCCCCTGCAACTCCCAGCTTCGGGAAGCCCAGCCAGCCGAATATCAGTATCGGGTCTAGGATTATGTTTATCGCCACGGTGAGAAGGGTTATCTTGACCGGTGTTTTCGTGTCCCCCGTTGCTCTCACGAGCGCTCCAAAGGCCATGAAAGTGAAGGAAAATGGGATGCCGAGGAATATTATCGTCGCGTAGGTGAGCGAGTATGGGTAGACGTTCTCGCTGACCTTCATGAAGTGCAGGGCGTACGGCAGGAGGAGCGTTCCAATTATGGCAGTTGCCGTCGCGAAGAACAGCATGAGTGAGTAGAGTGCCCCGGCGGAGCGGTTTGCCCTGTCATACTTCTCAGCGCCTATATACTGGCCTACGAAGGCAAAGCCCGCTGTGGTAAACCCGAGTCCAAGGGCCATTAATGTGCCGATTATTGGCCACGTGACTCCCGGGGCCGAGAGCGCCTCCCTCCCGAGTTTGCCGAGCCAGAAGGTATCGGTTATGTTGTAGACAACTTGGACTAGGTTGTTTACAATGAGCGGGCCCGCCAGAACGAGAAGTGTCTTTTCTATGGGCCCGGTTAGTATCTCTTCGCGCATCCTCCCGATTTTCTCGCTCTTCATGTGCAATCAGACCGCAATCGAAACGGTGATATAAAAGGTTTATGATGCGCTCGCGGGTTCCTCGATTATCCTTTCCATCCAGCTCCCGGTCAGGAACCAGGCGAGAGCAACAACCGCGCCGAGAACGTTGCTCAGACCCATCCCGAGCCACATTCCGGAGGTGTCCCTCACGAGGATTCCGAGGCCGTAGCTGAGGGGCAACCTTAGCCCCCAGAGGCGGAGTATGCTGAGGAGCATGCTCTTCTTGGTGTGCCCTGAACTCTGGAAGACGTTGTTTACCGCCGAGAATATCCCGAAGAAAGGCAGCGATGCGGAGAAATACTTAACTACCTTAGCGCTCTCGGCTATTATCGCCGGGTCGTTGATGAAAAAGCTGAATATCTCCACACGGAAGAAGGCGAAGAGGAGCGTTCCGACGCTCAGGATGGCAAAGTTTATTGCCATCGTCTTCTCGGCTATGGTCTTGGCCCTCTCGTAGAGCTTTGCCCCAACGGTCTGACCCACCATTGTCCCCATCGCCATGCTTATGCCGTCAGAGAAGGCGAACATGAAGTTGGTCAGCCTGTTGGTTATGGAGTAGGTCGCGAAGGCCACATCGGCCTCGCCGAACTGACCACCGAGGGTGAAGATTATCCTCGTGAGTATGACGAAGCCGAGGGCTGTGGTTGACGAACCAACGCTTGAGGGTATACCAACGCGGAAAATGCGCTTGTAGAATGGCCAGTCTGGCTTCAGGCCTTCCACCGTAAGGTGTATCCCAACCTTCCCCCTGAAGAGGAGGTATCCACCGAAGAGCGAGCCGAGGCTGTTGGAGAACATCGTTGCTACTGCTGCACCTATGACCCCAAGCTCTGGAAACGGCCCCCAGCCGAATATCAGGAAGGGGTCCAGGGCCAGATTGAGGAGCACGGTGGCTATGTTTATCTTAACCGGTGTTTTTGTGTCTCCTATCGCCCTCAGGAGGAAGTTGAAGGCGAAGAGCGTGAAGGCGAAGGGTATTCCGGCGAAGATGACGCGGGTGTAGTTGAGTGCGTAGGGATAGACGGTGTCACTAACGTTCATGAACTTGAGGAGGTATGGGGCCGAGAGGACACCAAATACGCCAACTCCAATAGCGAAGAGCATCATGAGGGAGTAGAGCGCTCCCGCGGCCCTGTTCGCTTTTTCATACTCCCTCGCCCCGACGTACTGGCTGACGAAGGCGAAGCCTGCTGTAGCGAACCCCATTCCGATGGCCATGAAGAACCACACCAGCGGCCACGCCGTCCCTGGTGCCGCCAGCTCCTCCCTTCCGAGCTTCCCGAGCCAGTACGTGTCGGTGAGGTTGTAGAGAACCTGAACGAGCTGGTTTATGATTAGGGGATAGGCTAGCACGATGAGCGTCTTCACTATCGGGCCGCCCACGATCTGGTCGCGCATTGCCTCTACTTCACGTCTCATTGAGATGGCTGTCGAAACGTGTGTATAAAAGCCTTATGGTGGATAAAAGAGCCAGCAACATGGATATCCCTGTCTGAAAAACGCCGCTGGAGTCTCAATACACAAGCGATAGAAACGGAATAGAAAAGGGAAGGAAGCTCACTCGAAGAGCCTCTTGCGAGCCGCCTCAAGGATGAGCTTCTGCTCCTCCTGGGCGACGGTCTTCCTGATGAGCTCCACCGCGTCGGGGTTGGCGCTGATGCTGTCGATGCCGAGCCTGACGAGGATCTTGGCCATCTTGGGGTCGCTTCCTGCCTGTCCGCAGATGCTGGTCTCGACGCCGTACTTCTTGGCGACCTTGATGACGTTCTCGATGAGCTTGAGCACCGCCGGGTGCTTCTCGTCGTAGAGGTATGCTATCCTGTCGTTGTCCCTGTCGATGGCGAGGGTGTACTGGGTGAGGTCGTTGGTTCCGAAGCTGACGAAGTCGAGGCCTTCCTTGATGAGATCCTCGATGATGAGAGCCGCTGCCGGAACCTCGACCATTATTCCCCACTCGACGTCCTTGTGCGGCTCAAGGCCGACTGAGCGGGCGATCTCCTTGGCCTTCCTGATCTGCTCGGGGTTGGCGACGAGCGGGAGCATGACGCCGATGTTGTCGTAGCCCTCCTCGACGACCTTCTTGATGGCCTTGAACTCCGCCTTGAGGAGCTCAACCTGGTCAAGGCTCCTCCTGATTCCGCGCCAGCCGAGCATCGGGTTCCTCTCGTCCGGTTCGTCCTCTCCGCCGGGCATCTCCTTGAACTCGTTGGTCGGAGCATCAAGCGTCCTGTACCAGACGGGCCTCGGGTAGAAGGCAGCGGCAACGGTTCTGATGCCGTCGGCGAGCTTCTCGACGAGCTCCTCCTCCTTGCCCTCCTTGATGAACTTGACCGGGTGCTTGCCTATGGTGAGGATCATGTGCTCGGCGCGGAGGAGACCGACACCGTCGGCGCCGGTGGCGGCTGCCCTCTCGGCGACCTCCGGCATGGAGACATTGACCTTGACCTTGGTGGCGGTGACGAGCGGAGCACCGGCAACGACGACCTGTCCGCCGGCGGCTTTCTCTTCCTCCTTCTTCTCGACGAGGCTCTTGACTATGCCCTTGTAGACGACACCCCTGGTTCCGTCAACGGTGACGTAGTCGCCGGTCTTGAGCTTCTTGGTGGCCTCCTTGGTACCGACGACTGCCGGGATGCCGAGCTCACGGCTGACGATGGCGGCGTGGCTGGTTCTTCCGCCCTCGTCGGTGACGATAGCGGAAGCCCTCTTCATGGCCGGAACCATGTCCGGGTTGGTCATGGTGGTGACGAGAACGTCGCCCTCCTTGACCTTGTCGATCTCGTCGGCCTCGAAGATGACGACGACCCTTCCGGCACCTATGCCCGGTGAGGCACCGAGACCCTTGAGGATGACCTCGGCCTCCTCAACCTCGGCGGCCTCCTGGGCAGTCTCGGTCTCCTTGAGGGTGGTGATCGGCCTGCTCTGGACGATGTAGAGCTTGCCGTCGTCGGCGTCGTAGGCCCACTCGATGTCCTGCGGCCAGCCGTAGTGCTCCTCGATCTTGGCGCCTATCTTGGCGACCTCGATGATCTGCTCCTCGGTGAGAACCTGCTTCTCAACCCACTCCGGACCGAGGTAGTCGGCGACCTTGACGTAGATGGTTCCCTTGCCGGTCTCCGGATTGCGGACGACCATGACCTCCTTCTTGGCGATGTACTTCTCCTTGATCCTCCAGGTGCCCTTCTCAACTATGTACTCGTCAGGAGAAACACTGCCGCTGACGACGGCCTCACCGAGGCCCCAGCTGGCGTTGATCATGATCTCGTTCCTGTTGTTGGTGACCGGGTTGGCGGTGAACATAACACCGCTGGTCTTGCTGTTGACCATCTTCTGGACGACCGCTGAGAGGTAGACCTTGCTGTGGTCGAAGCCCTGCTTGGCCCTGTAGAAGGTGGCCCTGGCGGTCCAGAGGCTGGCCCAGCACTTCTTGACCTTGTCTATGACGTCGTCAACGCCGTAGACGTCGAGGTAGGTCTCCTGCTGGCCGGCGAAGCTGGCCTCCGGGAGGTCCTCAGCGGTGGCCGAGCTCCTGACGGCGACATAAACGGCGTCCTTGTTGAACCTCTGGGAGAGCTCCTTGTAGGCCCTCTCAATCTCTCCGGCTATCTCTGCCGGCATCGGGAGCTCGATTATCTTCTGCCTGATCTTGGCGGTGTTCTCCTGGAGCTGCTTGGAGTCATCGACGTTGGTCTCGGCGATGACACCCATAATCCACTCCTGGAGGGTCTTTCCGTCCTCAAGCTTGACGTTCTCGACGAAGTACTTGTATGCCTCGGCGGTAACACAGAAGCCGGGCGGAACCGGAATGCCGGCGTTGGTCATTTCTCCAAGGTTGGCACCCTTTCCGCCAACAAGAGCGACGTCGCCCTTTCCGAGTTCCTCAAACCACTTTATAAACTTGTATTCGCTCATGCGAATCCCTCCACAATCGTTTACTGCGGGTGATATATCGAGGGCCCGTATTTAAAATTAACTATCCATGGCTGTTCTTTGGGGTACATGAATGAAAAAGAAGGCGAATGTGTTCATTTGGGTTGACGGGGGCTTAACTATCCCTGCTTTTGGAGATTGAGGTGGAGCGTATGAAAACCTTAAAGCCCTCTTCGGGGAACTCCCTGGCGATGGTGTACATACCGCTTTCTTCGATGTTTAGTGGAGGGTCGCTCTCCATTTTGATTATAAGGCCGTACTTTCCGCTGGCGATTCTGTTACGAACCTGTTGTCTGTCTATTATGACCTGGATTATTGCATCCGGATAGTACAGTCCTGCCATCGTGTACATCTTGGGCGAAACAAGGAGCCATTCCACGGAAGGGTAGTTGGCTGAGGCGTATTCCATCACCTTAACATAGACAGCCCCCTGTTCGTCCCACTGCCCTTTGAGGTATAGGGCGTCTCTTCCAATTGGAATCAGGAACAGTATCAGGAGCATGATAGACGCATACTTTCTGTGCTCGGCACTCGTTATAAGTTCGTGGAGAATCTCCGCCAGGCTCCACAGGCCGTGAGCGGCTAGGAGGGCAATCACGGGAGAGAGGAACGTTATGAAGCGCTCTTCTTTATGGGTTACGGTCATTATCCCCAGCAGTCCAAGAAAGAGCCAGCTTATGAGAAGCCATCCCTCGTCGTTCTTTTTGAGGAATACAAAGCCGGCTATTGCTAAGAACAGGAGGATACCCAGGGTGTTGGCTATCATTCCCACGTAGTCGAATGCTGAAACCGGTGGTGCGTTGGTTACATACTGGGTGGCCACGCTGAAGGGCTTAAACGCACCGCCGTAATAGAGATGGCCCATGTACATCCAGGGCAGGAGGACAAGGATGAAGAGGAGGAACCCGAGGGGATACTCCTTTTTCCTTGCCCAATCCCAGTGTTCGGTCAGATACAGGTATGCTATTATGACTCCCAGTATCGAGAGTCCTGTGTATCTGGTCAGCACCGCTATTCCCGCGATTATGAACGAGAGGTACAGCCTTGTGGCTTCACCCCTTTTTCTCCCGGTGTACAGTAGGTATATGGCGAGGGTGTAGAAAAACGTGAACTCGCTGTGGACAAGCTCGCGGGTTCCCATCGCAAAAGCCGGGGGATTGAAGACGTAGAACATAGCCGCCGCAAACGCTTTCAGCCGGTCTCTCCACAGCTCCATAGCGAAGGTATATACAAGGCCGGCCGTAAGGGCGTAAAAAAACGCTGAGACGAGTCGAGCTGCCGCTAGGTGGGAGTGGGGTGGAACTAACCTGAAGAGAAGCGAGAGAGTGTAGACATAGACTGGTGGACGGTACATCATGTAGACCCCTTGGTAAGTGTAGTTCGTTATGCCCTTGAGGAGATTCCTTGCGATATTTATGTAGAGTGCTCCGTCGTAGGTGATGGTTCTATCGGGGAGGAAGGCTATGGCTAGAGTCAGGGAAAAAAGAGCTATTGTCCCACTTATGTATACCTCCCTCCTTGAGAGCACTGGCGTCACGTCACACCCTCCATTTACTCCAGGATGTGTTACTATTTAAACCTTTCGAAATTAAAATCAGGAGAAGCTGAGCAGTGGATGGGCCTTTAGAAGTCCGTTGATCATATCGATTGCTCTATCGCTGCCGTAGGCGTAGCTGAAGTAGCGGTACATGGTGA comes from the Thermococcus thioreducens genome and includes:
- the rpiA gene encoding ribose-5-phosphate isomerase RpiA translates to MEELKRAVAKEALKFIEDDMVVGLGTGSTTAYFIEYLGKLIMEGELEDVYGIPTSYQARLLALENGVPVVGLDEVDAIDIAVDGADEVDPYLNLIKGRGAALTMEKIIEYRAGTFLVLVDESKLVERLGQKMPVPIEVIPAAWRAIAEEIEVFNATAELRIASKKDGPVVTDNGNFILDARFHRIDDPLDLEIELNNIPGVVENGIFADIADIVLVGTRDGVKKLER
- a CDS encoding MATE family efflux transporter, translated to MRREVEAMRDQIVGGPIVKTLIVLAYPLIINQLVQVLYNLTDTYWLGKLGREELAAPGTAWPLVWFFMAIGMGFATAGFAFVSQYVGAREYEKANRAAGALYSLMMLFAIGVGVFGVLSAPYLLKFMNVSDTVYPYALNYTRVIFAGIPFAFTLFAFNFLLRAIGDTKTPVKINIATVLLNLALDPFLIFGWGPFPELGVIGAAVATMFSNSLGSLFGGYLLFRGKVGIHLTVEGLKPDWPFYKRIFRVGIPSSVGSSTTALGFVILTRIIFTLGGQFGEADVAFATYSITNRLTNFMFAFSDGISMAMGTMVGQTVGAKLYERAKTIAEKTMAINFAILSVGTLLFAFFRVEIFSFFINDPAIIAESAKVVKYFSASLPFFGIFSAVNNVFQSSGHTKKSMLLSILRLWGLRLPLSYGLGILVRDTSGMWLGMGLSNVLGAVVALAWFLTGSWMERIIEEPASAS
- a CDS encoding ArnT family glycosyltransferase, producing the protein MTPVLSRREVYISGTIALFSLTLAIAFLPDRTITYDGALYINIARNLLKGITNYTYQGVYMMYRPPVYVYTLSLLFRLVPPHSHLAAARLVSAFFYALTAGLVYTFAMELWRDRLKAFAAAMFYVFNPPAFAMGTRELVHSEFTFFYTLAIYLLYTGRKRGEATRLYLSFIIAGIAVLTRYTGLSILGVIIAYLYLTEHWDWARKKEYPLGFLLFILVLLPWMYMGHLYYGGAFKPFSVATQYVTNAPPVSAFDYVGMIANTLGILLFLAIAGFVFLKKNDEGWLLISWLFLGLLGIMTVTHKEERFITFLSPVIALLAAHGLWSLAEILHELITSAEHRKYASIMLLILFLIPIGRDALYLKGQWDEQGAVYVKVMEYASANYPSVEWLLVSPKMYTMAGLYYPDAIIQVIIDRQQVRNRIASGKYGLIIKMESDPPLNIEESGMYTIAREFPEEGFKVFIRSTSISKSRDS
- the ppsA gene encoding phosphoenolpyruvate synthase, which produces MSEYKFIKWFEELGKGDVALVGGKGANLGEMTNAGIPVPPGFCVTAEAYKYFVENVKLEDGKTLQEWIMGVIAETNVDDSKQLQENTAKIRQKIIELPMPAEIAGEIERAYKELSQRFNKDAVYVAVRSSATAEDLPEASFAGQQETYLDVYGVDDVIDKVKKCWASLWTARATFYRAKQGFDHSKVYLSAVVQKMVNSKTSGVMFTANPVTNNRNEIMINASWGLGEAVVSGSVSPDEYIVEKGTWRIKEKYIAKKEVMVVRNPETGKGTIYVKVADYLGPEWVEKQVLTEEQIIEVAKIGAKIEEHYGWPQDIEWAYDADDGKLYIVQSRPITTLKETETAQEAAEVEEAEVILKGLGASPGIGAGRVVVIFEADEIDKVKEGDVLVTTMTNPDMVPAMKRASAIVTDEGGRTSHAAIVSRELGIPAVVGTKEATKKLKTGDYVTVDGTRGVVYKGIVKSLVEKKEEEKAAGGQVVVAGAPLVTATKVKVNVSMPEVAERAAATGADGVGLLRAEHMILTIGKHPVKFIKEGKEEELVEKLADGIRTVAAAFYPRPVWYRTLDAPTNEFKEMPGGEDEPDERNPMLGWRGIRRSLDQVELLKAEFKAIKKVVEEGYDNIGVMLPLVANPEQIRKAKEIARSVGLEPHKDVEWGIMVEVPAAALIIEDLIKEGLDFVSFGTNDLTQYTLAIDRDNDRIAYLYDEKHPAVLKLIENVIKVAKKYGVETSICGQAGSDPKMAKILVRLGIDSISANPDAVELIRKTVAQEEQKLILEAARKRLFE
- a CDS encoding MATE family efflux transporter, translated to MKSEKIGRMREEILTGPIEKTLLVLAGPLIVNNLVQVVYNITDTFWLGKLGREALSAPGVTWPIIGTLMALGLGFTTAGFAFVGQYIGAEKYDRANRSAGALYSLMLFFATATAIIGTLLLPYALHFMKVSENVYPYSLTYATIIFLGIPFSFTFMAFGALVRATGDTKTPVKITLLTVAINIILDPILIFGWLGFPKLGVAGAAIATVFANSVGAFIGLYLLLTDRVGLSLSLESLKPDFEFYKKIFKVGLPSSIGQSANSFGFVILTRIIFGFGDVTYAAYVITTRLVNFLTSISRGISMAMGTMIAQNVGAENYERAKRIAERAMLINFAIASLAILIIGVFRVEIFRVFLNDPAVIKESEVVMKYFLISVPFFNGIFIVVNRTFSSAGHTKKSMALGIFRLWGLRIPLSYAFGYIGAITILGITVPLAELFGFTSRGVFFGMGMSNFIAAMVALAWFLRGTWMKRIIEEKSKTEPEKATA
- the upp gene encoding uracil phosphoribosyltransferase, coding for MIEDKRWKGVYSFEDSPFIMEILTELRDERTGPIPFRKGLVKLGRYMAYELTKTMEVERIPIKTPLEETVGTIVRDRRNVVIITVLRAAIPLMEGLIKVLDHARVGIVSASRGKAPKFEIEMKYVKVPQVKPEDTVIIADPMIATGSTLIKVLDEVKRYGKAKRYVIVGVLAAPEGISRIKEAHPEVEMFVAAIDRELNDHGYILPGLGDAGDRAFGAPIKV